A single window of Pempheris klunzingeri isolate RE-2024b unplaced genomic scaffold, fPemKlu1.hap1 Scaffold_321, whole genome shotgun sequence DNA harbors:
- the LOC139225500 gene encoding cyclin-dependent kinase 7-like gives MEEKPVKIYEKLECLGEGSYAKVFKARDKKTNVIVAIKKIKVIIGHGVDFCGINPTTIREIRFLKSIEHPYIIKLHHVMGDSLKISLIIDYMEGDLRNIIHSRTIAISQSHIKSYMKMMVDAISFMHSKWILHRDLKPENILIAPDGTIRITDFGLARIYGHFHDIEMTANVVTRWYRSPELLYGSTLYGEGVDVWALGCIFAELFLKAPLFPGDSDLSQLNEIFEKLGTPDESTWPGVSTLPDYIPYKKKTNIVP, from the exons ATGGAGGAAAAACCtgtgaaaatatatgaaaaactTGAATGTTTAGGGGAAGGCTCT TATGCGAAAGTTTTTAAAGCAAGagataagaaaacaaatgttataGTTgcaattaaaaaa ataaaagtTATAATTGGCCATGGTGTAGATTTTTGTGGTATTAATCCAACTACCATACGTGAAATTAGATTTCTTAAGTCAATAGAGCATCCTTATATAattaaa TTACATCATGTTATGGGGGATAGTTTAAAAATTTCATTGATAATCGACTATATGGAAGGAGATTTGAGAAACATAATACACAGTAGAACTATAGCTATATCTCAATCACATATAAAAAGTTatatgaagatgatggtggatgCAATTTCATTTATGCATTCAAAGTGGATTTTACACAGG gATCTCAAAcctgaaaatattttgatagCTCCTGATGGCACTATAAGAATAACTGATTTTGGCTTAGCTCGTATATATGGACATTTTCATGATATTGAAATGACAGCCAATGTTGTAACCAG ATGGTATCGGTCTCCAGAACTTTTATATGGAAGTACACTGTATGGTGAAGGAGTTGATGTTTGGGCATTGGGATGTATATTTGCTGAATTATTTCTCAAg gcaCCATTATTTCCAGGAGATAGTGATCTCTCTCAACttaatgaaatatttgaaaaattagGAACTCCTGATGAATCTACATGGCCT GGAGTATCTACGTTACCTGACTACATACCCTACAAGAAAAAGACTAATATAGTTCCTTT